The following proteins are co-located in the Trichormus variabilis 0441 genome:
- a CDS encoding type I polyketide synthase: MVDQQLNPKKSVLQQTPIAIIGMSALFAKAENLQQYWENILAKINCISEVPETAWSLKDYYDPDPSTPDKTYARAGGFIPEIDFDPLEFGLPPDTLEALDSANLLALVLAKQALKDAGYGEGKEFNRETTGVILGASGLWKSITPLTARLQYPLWEKVLKNSGLSAEQTEKIIEKMQAAFVPWTENSFPGMLPNVVAGRITNRLDLGGTNCVVDAACASSLSALKMAISELIEGRCDMMLSGGFDTDNSILNYMCFSKTPAFSKKDYLNPFDATSDGMMVGEGLGMLVLKRLADAERDGDRIYAVIKGIGTASDGRYKSIYAPRTEGQVRALRRAYEDAGFSPATLGLMEAHGTGTPAGDFCEFTALNQVLTENQAGRQQIALGSVKSQIGHTKAAAGAASLIKATLALHHKILPPTINVTQPNPKFKIEESPFYINTETRPWIQNGDTPRRAGVSSFGFGGTDYHVVLEEYTPKFPQGGDRIHSTAQSILLWADTPQQLSQKCQATLEQLQSDNCGEQYHQLQHHSKTALIPETSARVGFVATSLEEAQKLLKAAIKQLQIQPQAEAWEHPQGIYYRQTGLSLKGKVVALFPGQGSQYLNMGREVSLNFPEIQQAYQALDQLMAQDNLPALSDIAFPIPAFNPEVIKQQSQQLQRTENAQPAIGALSLGLYKILQNVGFKPDFVAGHSFGELTALWAAGVFSDEDYCYLIKARGQAMTVPQGSHDCDRGTMLAVSGDVAKIKQLIAGMAKVQIANYNAPEQVVLSGSKPEIATLEKVLSKQGYTVTPLPVSAAFHTPFVHHASQPFAEALNRVTFNTPQIPVYANMTGNAYPTEATAIRKLLEAHLLNAVQFAQEIENLYAQGGYCFVEIGSRQILTNLVKQTLGDRPHVAIALNPSRQKDSDVQLRQGVIQLRVIGLSLKDLDASPRKLPAQKSKSKGLSIKLNATNYISDKTKAAFESAFKPEPVVQLASTPLDQVVSDAATVVLDSPAQTFVASTNDEVPITPVSVMEESVSLGEIYHQSDYQFIISKDETNIMNNSTHNTIAYLFQQFYQHQKEMLQVHEQYVKTQSQSFQAFLQLLQQQEVMIPQSSTIAEQTVVVPAPVVQLPKTPAAPIVEPPQTPVVPVAELPKTPVAPVVEPPQVTPVAEPVHISHIASYLEPRYSAPAPQPTPVVTETASPAANESYISRALMEVVSDKTGYPTEMLELEMDLEADLGVDSIKRVEIMGTLHESFPQLPKLSPEELAEKRTLAQIVQYLAGQIMVAEKKIA; the protein is encoded by the coding sequence ATGGTTGACCAACAATTGAACCCCAAAAAGTCTGTTTTGCAACAAACACCCATTGCCATTATCGGTATGTCAGCCTTGTTTGCTAAAGCAGAGAATCTACAACAATACTGGGAAAATATACTAGCTAAAATTAACTGTATTTCTGAAGTTCCAGAAACAGCTTGGAGCCTTAAGGATTATTATGATCCAGACCCCAGTACCCCTGATAAAACTTACGCTAGAGCAGGGGGATTTATCCCGGAAATCGATTTTGATCCTTTAGAATTTGGATTACCACCTGATACTCTTGAAGCTTTGGATTCAGCCAATTTACTAGCTTTGGTATTGGCAAAACAAGCGTTAAAAGATGCTGGCTATGGTGAAGGGAAAGAATTTAATCGAGAAACAACAGGAGTAATTTTAGGTGCTAGTGGACTTTGGAAAAGTATTACTCCATTAACTGCTCGTTTACAATATCCCCTGTGGGAAAAAGTTTTAAAAAATAGTGGTCTATCAGCAGAGCAGACCGAAAAAATTATTGAAAAAATGCAGGCTGCTTTTGTACCGTGGACAGAAAATTCTTTCCCAGGTATGTTGCCTAATGTGGTCGCAGGCAGAATTACCAATCGTCTAGATTTGGGAGGAACTAACTGTGTTGTTGATGCAGCTTGTGCTAGTTCTTTAAGTGCTTTAAAAATGGCAATTAGTGAACTGATTGAAGGTCGCTGTGACATGATGTTGAGCGGGGGCTTTGACACAGATAACTCTATCCTCAACTATATGTGTTTCAGTAAAACCCCAGCTTTTTCTAAAAAAGACTATCTTAATCCCTTTGATGCCACATCCGACGGCATGATGGTAGGAGAAGGGTTAGGAATGTTAGTTCTCAAGCGGTTAGCAGATGCAGAACGAGATGGCGATCGCATCTATGCAGTAATTAAAGGTATCGGTACTGCCAGTGATGGTCGCTACAAGAGTATCTATGCGCCCCGTACAGAAGGACAAGTGCGAGCTTTACGGCGAGCCTATGAAGATGCAGGCTTTTCCCCTGCGACTTTAGGATTAATGGAAGCTCATGGTACAGGTACGCCAGCTGGAGATTTTTGTGAATTTACCGCGCTTAATCAAGTTTTGACGGAAAATCAGGCAGGAAGACAACAAATCGCCCTTGGTAGTGTTAAATCTCAAATCGGTCACACCAAAGCTGCTGCTGGCGCTGCCAGTTTAATCAAAGCTACCCTAGCCTTACACCATAAAATTCTCCCACCGACCATTAATGTCACCCAACCCAATCCGAAATTCAAAATAGAAGAGTCGCCCTTTTATATCAACACAGAAACTCGTCCCTGGATACAAAATGGCGACACTCCCAGACGGGCCGGGGTCAGTTCTTTTGGATTTGGCGGTACTGACTATCATGTGGTTCTAGAAGAATATACCCCGAAGTTTCCCCAAGGAGGCGATCGCATCCATTCCACAGCCCAATCTATTTTATTGTGGGCTGATACGCCACAACAATTATCTCAAAAGTGTCAGGCTACTCTTGAGCAACTGCAATCTGACAACTGCGGCGAACAATATCACCAACTGCAACATCACAGCAAAACAGCCCTCATCCCCGAAACATCTGCCCGTGTTGGCTTTGTGGCTACCTCTCTAGAAGAAGCCCAAAAATTATTGAAAGCAGCAATCAAACAACTGCAAATACAGCCCCAAGCAGAAGCCTGGGAACATCCCCAAGGGATTTACTACCGCCAAACTGGTTTATCTCTCAAGGGCAAAGTTGTAGCGTTGTTCCCCGGTCAAGGGTCTCAATATCTGAATATGGGGCGAGAAGTTAGCTTGAACTTCCCAGAGATACAACAAGCTTATCAAGCTCTGGATCAGTTGATGGCTCAGGATAACTTGCCAGCTTTGTCTGATATCGCCTTTCCTATACCTGCCTTTAACCCAGAGGTAATCAAGCAACAGTCCCAGCAATTACAGCGCACAGAAAACGCTCAACCTGCCATTGGAGCCTTGAGCCTGGGATTGTATAAAATCTTGCAAAACGTGGGATTTAAGCCCGATTTTGTGGCTGGTCATAGCTTTGGGGAATTAACCGCACTTTGGGCGGCTGGGGTGTTTAGTGATGAGGATTATTGTTACCTGATCAAAGCCAGGGGTCAAGCCATGACCGTTCCCCAAGGGTCTCATGATTGCGATCGCGGTACGATGTTAGCCGTCAGTGGTGATGTGGCAAAAATTAAGCAACTGATCGCCGGCATGGCCAAGGTGCAGATTGCTAATTATAATGCTCCAGAACAAGTAGTACTGTCTGGTTCTAAACCGGAAATTGCCACCCTGGAGAAAGTATTAAGCAAACAGGGCTATACTGTTACCCCTTTACCTGTTTCTGCTGCTTTTCACACTCCCTTTGTTCACCATGCAAGTCAACCCTTTGCAGAGGCGCTCAATCGAGTGACCTTTAATACTCCTCAAATTCCTGTCTATGCAAACATGACGGGTAATGCCTATCCGACGGAGGCAACTGCCATCAGGAAACTGTTGGAAGCCCACCTTCTGAATGCAGTTCAGTTTGCACAGGAAATCGAAAATCTGTATGCCCAAGGAGGATATTGCTTTGTTGAAATTGGGTCCCGACAAATTCTGACCAACTTGGTTAAGCAGACATTAGGCGATCGCCCCCATGTAGCCATTGCCCTCAACCCCAGTCGCCAAAAAGACAGTGATGTCCAACTGCGTCAAGGAGTCATCCAACTCCGAGTAATAGGACTGTCCCTGAAGGATCTTGATGCTTCTCCCCGAAAATTGCCTGCTCAAAAAAGCAAATCTAAAGGATTATCTATTAAGCTCAATGCCACCAACTACATCAGTGACAAAACAAAAGCTGCCTTTGAATCTGCTTTCAAACCTGAGCCTGTAGTGCAGCTAGCTTCCACCCCTCTTGATCAGGTTGTTTCTGATGCAGCAACTGTTGTTTTAGATTCTCCTGCTCAAACTTTCGTTGCTTCCACAAATGATGAGGTTCCCATTACCCCTGTCTCTGTGATGGAAGAGTCGGTATCTCTAGGAGAAATTTACCATCAATCTGATTACCAATTTATTATCTCTAAGGACGAAACAAATATCATGAATAACTCTACTCATAATACTATCGCCTATCTTTTCCAACAGTTTTATCAACACCAAAAAGAAATGCTACAGGTTCACGAACAATACGTGAAGACTCAATCCCAGAGTTTTCAAGCATTTCTACAATTATTGCAACAACAGGAAGTGATGATTCCTCAAAGTTCTACTATTGCCGAGCAAACAGTTGTTGTACCAGCACCAGTGGTGCAACTTCCTAAGACCCCAGCCGCACCTATAGTAGAACCGCCCCAGACACCCGTCGTTCCTGTGGCTGAACTTCCCAAGACCCCTGTGGCACCTGTAGTAGAACCTCCCCAGGTAACTCCTGTAGCTGAACCCGTTCATATCTCCCATATTGCCAGCTATTTAGAGCCTCGTTATTCTGCCCCCGCTCCTCAACCCACACCAGTTGTAACCGAAACTGCTTCTCCTGCGGCGAATGAAAGCTACATTAGCCGAGCATTAATGGAGGTTGTCAGTGATAAAACTGGTTATCCTACAGAAATGTTGGAATTAGAGATGGATTTAGAAGCGGATTTAGGCGTTGACTCCATCAAGCGTGTAGAAATTATGGGAACTCTACATGAATCTTTTCCTCAGTTACCCAAACTTAGCCCCGAAGAACTCGCGGAAAAGCGTACCCTGGCGCAAATTGTCCAATATTTGGCAGGACAAATCATGGTGGCAGAAAAAAAAATAGCTTAG
- a CDS encoding SDR family NAD(P)-dependent oxidoreductase — protein sequence MNTNTKLNSSSVVVVSGGGRGITSECIIYLARQYKCRFILLGRSALAAEPEWSIACVDESELKKRIMQHLIEQKEKPTPIKVQNIYKKICQSREIYQTLADIKEGGGEAEYLSVDVTDASALKSALAPVAGRLGNITGIIHGAGNLADKLIENKTEQDFETVYNVKIEGLHSLINCVDISQLKFIALFSSFVSFYGNVGQSDYSLANEILNKYAYLLQIKYPECHVVSFGWGPWDGGMVTPQLKQLFAQKNIKLIPLSVGAEILAEELTQDHTKVPQLIIMSQGISVLPKAFSPEKRSYRLYRRLTLQGNPFVYDHVIGGNAVLPAVCALAWMTNICEQFYPGYHFLSCQKYKVLKGIVFDDNLANLYCLDLTEVEKSEEEIQLEALIWSETPKGIPLYHYRALINISQKSHAQQALTFEDFNYYESSLSLDPYQQGILFHNQRFRGIQKILEITPNKLIASCFLPEISPAEQGQFLTQSFNPYTTDMFFQCLLIWVRQTYGLGSLPLELTALKQFYTLPFNQEFLINLSIEEQSETKVVASAIACDTQGKVYLEATNMQVTTSARLNQLFLNNTVAAKNTVCM from the coding sequence ATGAATACTAATACTAAGCTAAATTCATCATCTGTCGTTGTTGTCAGTGGTGGTGGCAGAGGAATTACATCGGAATGTATTATTTATTTGGCTCGGCAATATAAATGTAGATTTATTCTGCTTGGTCGTTCTGCTTTAGCAGCAGAACCGGAATGGAGTATTGCTTGTGTTGATGAATCGGAATTAAAAAAACGAATTATGCAACATTTAATAGAGCAGAAAGAAAAACCAACCCCCATAAAAGTGCAGAATATTTATAAAAAAATATGCCAAAGTCGGGAAATTTATCAAACCCTAGCTGATATCAAAGAAGGAGGTGGTGAAGCAGAATATTTAAGTGTTGATGTGACGGATGCCTCTGCTTTAAAATCTGCATTAGCTCCTGTCGCCGGACGCTTGGGAAACATTACAGGCATTATTCATGGAGCAGGAAATCTAGCAGATAAATTAATTGAAAATAAAACAGAACAGGATTTTGAAACTGTTTATAATGTAAAAATAGAAGGTTTACATAGTTTGATTAATTGTGTAGATATCTCACAATTAAAGTTTATTGCTTTATTTTCTTCCTTTGTTTCTTTTTATGGCAATGTCGGTCAATCTGATTACTCCTTAGCTAATGAAATTTTAAATAAATACGCTTACTTGTTGCAGATAAAATATCCAGAGTGCCATGTGGTTTCTTTTGGATGGGGGCCTTGGGATGGAGGCATGGTAACGCCACAACTGAAACAATTATTTGCACAAAAAAATATTAAACTAATTCCTCTTAGTGTGGGGGCAGAAATTTTGGCGGAAGAGTTAACCCAAGACCACACAAAAGTTCCCCAACTTATTATTATGAGTCAAGGAATTTCTGTCTTACCAAAAGCTTTTAGTCCAGAAAAACGTAGTTATCGTTTATATCGGCGCTTAACCTTACAGGGTAATCCTTTTGTTTACGATCATGTAATCGGTGGTAATGCTGTTTTACCTGCTGTTTGTGCCTTAGCTTGGATGACAAATATTTGTGAGCAATTTTATCCTGGTTATCATTTTTTGAGTTGTCAAAAATATAAGGTGCTTAAGGGTATTGTTTTTGATGATAACTTAGCTAATTTATACTGTCTTGATTTAACCGAAGTAGAAAAATCTGAGGAAGAAATTCAGTTAGAAGCGTTAATTTGGAGTGAAACCCCTAAAGGTATTCCTTTATATCATTATCGGGCATTGATTAACATTAGTCAAAAATCCCATGCTCAACAAGCTTTAACTTTTGAAGATTTTAACTATTATGAATCTTCTTTGAGTTTAGATCCTTATCAACAGGGGATCTTATTTCATAATCAGAGATTTAGAGGTATTCAAAAGATTCTCGAAATCACTCCTAATAAGTTAATTGCTTCATGTTTTTTACCAGAAATATCTCCTGCTGAACAAGGGCAATTTTTAACCCAGTCTTTTAATCCTTACACAACCGATATGTTTTTTCAATGTTTATTAATCTGGGTAAGACAAACCTATGGCTTAGGTAGTTTACCTCTGGAATTAACGGCATTGAAACAGTTTTATACTCTCCCTTTTAACCAGGAATTTTTGATTAACTTATCTATTGAAGAGCAGAGCGAAACTAAAGTAGTTGCCAGTGCGATCGCCTGTGATACTCAAGGAAAAGTATATCTGGAAGCTACTAATATGCAGGTAACTACAAGTGCGCGTTTAAATCAACTATTCCTGAATAATACGGTCGCTGCTAAAAATACCGTTTGTATGTAA
- a CDS encoding PfaB family protein: protein MERSRLAIVGLDCFLNQHFNSAIFSALIYDGKTIKDINHLDNKVESFTILSKISHQALQDCQVNCHKNVAVITAHNETVNPHNSAENLGKNLSNLWNFTAITFNLDGQKDCLLKALEIAQILLTAKEVDTVIISVVNSELNTYSVNGGAIIVKDYAVAQKDGDRIYAVLESFTRIADTLSPSSVAIQQSCEKALHQANISPPEVGYIEVCHQNLAEENSPEFIGLINAYATHQHDLTCAVGSIKANLGDLGIATGVISLIKTALCVYHRYLPAYPQWQQPQHPEIWQNSPFYVPTSSYPWFLSKNQEKRQAAVNLVAEDGTYGHIILSEDTTQTSRSPSYLPYASFYLFPIAADEASSLQIQLDDLAAKIETSLSLPQTAQENFSQFQRNSPSPYVIAIVGENKETLQREIKQAQKGIEKAFREGKSWKSPKGSYFTPKPIGKQGKIAFVYPGAFNSYLGMGRNLFQLFPQLWNRIASLVKDPNQFLQAKHLYPRSQYSLSQRDLEALETEFIANPLSLLETGTGFAVMFTDIMQQYFQIKPQAAFGYSMGESTMMYSLGVWANADAGSQYIHSSPLFRDRLIGTKQTVAEYWGEPTGENLWSSHVLMAAPAAVKQCLEQEPRVYLTHVNAPQEVVIAGDPQGCLRVIERLQCDAFRSPSDMVLHCEAMQSEFAAFMQLNTVNMGTPPDTVFYSSANYQPIPLEQLAIAQNLSQGVCQPLEFPRLIDRAYQDGVRIFLELGSGGSCSRWITETLQTQDHLAMCINRRGADDLATIVKMLAQLVSHKVDLDLSPLYLSQETPTEITTLKETVPSLVASPPCLFNEDDILEFIEGKVSKVFGESYQEIDNYSRRVRMPSPPFLFVSRVTQLEGKLGDYKSGFIETEYDIPQDAWYAIDGQLTVGICKEAGHGLLMLLSYLGTDFENQGKRSFRLLDLSATFLFEQPETIKTLKCRVKITSSVKTEKSLLVFFQGEALIGDQVWMKLHDGCAGLFSDEELEQGQGIVISESEARERQRITKQHFTPLLTCSKSNFTSEEILALTIGDLGECFGEEYQQNSLNPSLRLPPAKLLMLDDVMMVNPQGGVAGLGLAIGSKEVTPEDWYYFCHFRNDPTMPGNLMIEGCIQLVQFYCLFLGLQTRTKDARFQIIPGKTQAARFRGQVTPQTGTLMYQMEVLELGLSPQPYAVANVDVIFGGKTIATIKNIGVQLVEKPLAIKNSLTEINHQPVLFNEEQLKQFAKGSVAACLGSEFDIYENRQSVRLPNGEFQLVSRVLEIEGKRHELQKPSQIITEYDVKPDAWFYEHNAYPTLPYCTYIEIAGQPCIFLGVYMGATLLSPDDDLHFRNLDGQGTILKEIDLRNKTITDKVRLLSTTAVKGAIIQKYEFELSCEGEPFYRGNMVFGDFSTAVLANQVGLDGGKRLKPWYQEHETSASDLTTIALKDPNWRQKLYQINPNKPHYRLSEKYLDFLDEMFIIEDSGNYQKGYIYARKSITPQDWYFPFHFYQDPVMPGALGVESIIQAMQAYALQLDLGKSFKNPRFGQAINHEITWKYRGQITPENHLMSLEVHISNIEVASDRITIIGDASLWKEDLRIYEIKDIALCLVEA from the coding sequence ATGGAACGTTCTCGACTTGCTATTGTTGGCTTGGATTGCTTTTTAAATCAGCATTTTAATTCAGCAATCTTCTCGGCATTAATTTATGATGGCAAGACCATCAAAGACATTAATCATCTTGATAATAAGGTAGAATCTTTCACTATCTTATCGAAAATCTCTCATCAAGCTCTGCAAGACTGCCAAGTTAATTGTCATAAAAATGTTGCTGTCATTACTGCCCATAACGAAACTGTAAATCCTCATAATTCGGCAGAAAATTTGGGGAAAAATCTATCGAATTTATGGAATTTTACAGCAATTACATTTAATTTAGATGGGCAGAAAGATTGTTTACTGAAAGCGTTAGAAATTGCCCAAATCCTGTTAACTGCAAAGGAAGTTGATACGGTAATTATTAGTGTAGTCAATTCTGAGCTTAATACTTATAGCGTTAATGGTGGAGCCATTATTGTAAAAGATTATGCAGTGGCTCAAAAAGATGGCGATCGCATTTATGCGGTACTAGAAAGCTTCACCCGCATTGCAGATACCCTCTCTCCTTCATCAGTAGCCATTCAACAAAGTTGTGAAAAAGCTTTGCACCAAGCCAACATCAGCCCTCCAGAAGTTGGCTATATTGAAGTTTGCCACCAAAACCTAGCAGAAGAAAATAGCCCAGAATTTATCGGCTTAATTAATGCTTACGCTACGCATCAACATGACCTTACTTGCGCTGTTGGTAGTATAAAGGCAAATCTGGGTGATTTGGGTATTGCGACGGGAGTCATTAGCTTAATTAAAACAGCCCTATGTGTTTATCATCGCTATTTGCCAGCATACCCCCAATGGCAGCAACCCCAACACCCGGAAATCTGGCAAAATAGTCCCTTTTATGTGCCTACAAGTTCTTATCCTTGGTTTTTGTCAAAGAACCAGGAAAAGCGCCAAGCTGCTGTGAATTTGGTTGCAGAAGATGGTACTTATGGTCATATTATTCTCTCAGAAGACACGACTCAAACCAGCCGCAGCCCTAGCTATTTACCCTACGCTTCGTTTTACCTTTTTCCCATCGCTGCTGATGAGGCTTCATCTTTGCAGATACAACTAGATGATTTAGCTGCCAAAATTGAAACTAGTTTATCTTTACCTCAGACTGCCCAAGAAAATTTTAGCCAATTTCAACGTAATTCCCCATCTCCTTACGTTATAGCGATTGTTGGGGAGAACAAAGAAACCCTACAACGGGAAATTAAACAAGCGCAAAAAGGTATTGAGAAAGCATTTAGGGAAGGAAAATCTTGGAAAAGCCCCAAGGGAAGTTATTTTACTCCCAAACCCATTGGTAAACAGGGAAAAATCGCTTTTGTTTATCCAGGCGCTTTTAATTCCTATTTAGGTATGGGACGCAATCTGTTCCAATTGTTTCCCCAATTATGGAACCGCATCGCCAGTTTAGTTAAAGATCCCAATCAATTCTTACAAGCAAAACACCTGTACCCCAGAAGCCAATATTCCCTATCGCAGCGAGATTTAGAAGCCTTAGAAACTGAGTTTATCGCCAATCCCTTATCCTTACTAGAAACCGGAACTGGTTTTGCGGTAATGTTCACGGACATTATGCAGCAATATTTCCAGATTAAACCCCAAGCAGCCTTTGGTTACAGCATGGGGGAAAGTACCATGATGTATAGTTTGGGAGTTTGGGCTAATGCTGATGCAGGAAGTCAATATATCCATTCTTCCCCACTGTTCCGCGATCGCTTAATTGGGACAAAACAAACAGTAGCAGAATATTGGGGCGAACCAACTGGGGAAAATTTATGGAGTAGTCATGTGTTAATGGCTGCACCAGCAGCAGTCAAACAATGCTTAGAACAAGAACCACGAGTTTATCTTACCCACGTTAACGCACCCCAAGAAGTGGTGATTGCTGGCGATCCCCAAGGCTGTTTACGGGTGATTGAACGCTTACAATGTGATGCTTTTCGTTCTCCGTCGGATATGGTGCTGCACTGTGAAGCTATGCAGTCAGAATTTGCCGCATTTATGCAGCTGAACACTGTCAATATGGGAACACCACCAGACACAGTATTTTATTCCTCTGCTAATTATCAACCAATTCCTTTAGAACAGTTAGCGATCGCGCAAAACTTATCACAAGGAGTCTGTCAACCCTTGGAATTTCCCCGTTTAATTGATCGTGCTTATCAAGATGGGGTCAGAATTTTCCTAGAGTTAGGATCAGGCGGTAGCTGTTCTCGTTGGATTACAGAAACTCTCCAAACACAAGATCACCTCGCTATGTGCATCAATCGTCGAGGTGCAGATGATTTGGCTACCATTGTTAAAATGTTAGCCCAATTGGTAAGCCATAAAGTAGACCTGGATTTATCACCCCTCTATCTTTCCCAGGAAACGCCAACCGAAATTACCACCTTGAAGGAAACAGTTCCCTCCTTGGTAGCTTCTCCTCCTTGTCTATTTAACGAAGATGATATTTTAGAGTTTATTGAGGGGAAAGTATCAAAGGTCTTTGGTGAAAGCTATCAAGAAATTGATAACTACAGTAGACGAGTAAGAATGCCCTCACCTCCCTTTTTATTTGTGAGTCGTGTAACTCAGTTAGAAGGGAAATTAGGTGATTATAAATCAGGATTTATTGAAACAGAATATGATATTCCCCAAGATGCTTGGTATGCAATCGATGGTCAGTTAACTGTCGGCATTTGTAAAGAAGCTGGTCATGGACTGTTGATGTTATTAAGTTATCTGGGAACAGATTTTGAAAATCAAGGTAAACGTTCTTTCCGCTTATTAGATTTATCAGCAACTTTCCTTTTTGAACAGCCAGAAACCATAAAAACATTGAAGTGTCGAGTCAAGATTACTTCTTCTGTGAAAACCGAAAAAAGTTTACTCGTCTTTTTCCAAGGAGAAGCTTTAATTGGCGATCAAGTGTGGATGAAACTCCATGACGGCTGTGCAGGACTCTTTTCCGATGAAGAATTAGAACAAGGGCAAGGAATTGTTATTTCCGAAAGTGAAGCAAGAGAACGTCAGCGAATTACAAAACAACACTTTACACCTCTACTAACTTGTTCTAAATCAAATTTCACATCAGAAGAAATTCTTGCCTTAACTATAGGTGATTTGGGCGAGTGTTTTGGGGAAGAATATCAACAAAATTCCCTAAATCCATCCTTAAGATTACCACCAGCAAAACTACTCATGTTAGATGATGTGATGATGGTTAATCCACAGGGAGGAGTAGCCGGACTAGGGTTAGCCATTGGGTCAAAAGAAGTCACACCGGAAGATTGGTATTACTTCTGTCATTTTCGCAATGATCCGACCATGCCGGGGAATTTAATGATTGAAGGATGTATCCAATTAGTGCAGTTTTATTGTTTATTTTTAGGGTTACAAACTCGAACCAAAGATGCTCGTTTTCAAATCATTCCTGGCAAAACTCAAGCAGCACGTTTTCGAGGACAAGTTACCCCCCAAACAGGCACATTAATGTATCAAATGGAGGTATTAGAACTTGGACTCTCTCCTCAACCATACGCTGTGGCTAATGTGGATGTTATTTTTGGCGGAAAAACCATTGCTACTATTAAAAATATTGGTGTTCAGCTTGTTGAAAAACCACTTGCCATCAAAAATTCTCTCACTGAGATTAATCATCAACCCGTTTTATTCAATGAAGAACAACTAAAGCAATTCGCCAAAGGCTCAGTTGCGGCTTGTCTTGGTTCAGAATTTGATATATATGAAAATCGTCAATCTGTTCGCCTACCTAATGGAGAGTTTCAGTTAGTTAGTCGAGTTTTAGAAATAGAAGGCAAACGTCATGAACTGCAAAAACCTTCCCAAATAATTACAGAATATGATGTGAAACCTGATGCTTGGTTTTACGAACATAATGCTTACCCCACTTTGCCCTACTGCACCTACATTGAAATTGCTGGACAACCTTGCATTTTCTTAGGGGTTTATATGGGGGCAACCTTATTATCTCCTGATGATGACCTGCATTTTCGCAATTTAGATGGGCAAGGGACAATTCTTAAAGAAATTGACCTCAGAAATAAAACTATTACTGATAAAGTCCGTCTTCTATCTACGACTGCTGTGAAAGGGGCAATAATTCAAAAATATGAGTTTGAATTATCCTGTGAAGGAGAACCATTTTATCGCGGTAATATGGTATTTGGTGACTTTAGCACCGCCGTTTTAGCGAATCAAGTGGGGTTAGATGGGGGAAAACGCCTCAAACCTTGGTATCAAGAACATGAAACTTCTGCTTCTGATTTAACAACAATTGCCTTAAAAGACCCCAATTGGCGGCAGAAACTCTATCAAATTAATCCGAATAAACCCCATTATCGCCTCTCGGAAAAATATTTAGATTTTCTGGATGAAATGTTCATCATTGAAGATAGTGGAAACTATCAAAAAGGGTATATATATGCTAGAAAATCAATTACCCCTCAAGATTGGTATTTTCCTTTTCATTTTTATCAAGATCCGGTCATGCCTGGAGCCTTGGGAGTGGAATCAATTATCCAAGCGATGCAGGCCTATGCTTTGCAATTAGACTTAGGTAAATCATTCAAAAATCCTCGATTTGGTCAAGCTATTAATCACGAAATCACTTGGAAATATCGGGGACAAATTACGCCAGAAAATCATTTGATGTCTTTGGAAGTTCATATTTCTAATATTGAAGTTGCGTCTGACCGCATCACAATTATTGGTGATGCCAGTTTGTGGAAAGAAGACTTAAGAATTTATGAAATTAAAGATATTGCTCTGTGCTTAGTAGAAGCATGA